tgtcaacTCGAGACTCGACCTTTCGGCCGCCAACGTGATCCAGATCAGCAACACCAAagatgttgttgttgagcacACTGGCCTGTCGGTTGGAGGCGTGGTTAACGGCAGACATGAGAGCCTGCTGATCGATGATCTGGGACTGGGCAGAAGCGCCGGCCTCATTGATGGCCTCCTTCTGAAGAACAGTaaactccttgagcatGTGGTCGTAGAGCTGctgagcagcaggcttCTCAACACCAGCTCCAACAAGCAGAGAGGCGATGAAAGAGGCCTCAGCTGTCAGGTCATGCTGGGGACCGATGTTGTTCTCAAGATGTCGAATGTAGCCAGTGGCGTAGTCCACAACCACGGTGTCTACGTTTCTCGCGGTCTTGGTGACCTCAGCGGCGATTGAAGGCATCTTTGAGGTGTGAGGTTGGGTTGGTGGTTCAGTATAAGTCCTTATTTGCCTTTATTTGCATTAACCTGGTGATGAAATTTCCTTGGAGCTTAATTTGTATACAGACTGTGAGTACGGAGCAATGCTGATGTGTGTGTAGGCAATGGAGTAAGGAGAACAAGTGGCACATAAAAACAATTTCAAGGGACATATCTATATTTTAACACATTCATGACCTATCTACCACTCATGTCCTTCTCGATTTCTCCTCACACTACACCAAGCCCCCAAACTGCATGTCATACTTACATATAGATGGAACACTGGATGTGTCGTATcatactgtatcgtacctacttgtacactgtagctactggctactgtactgtaattgCCATATCTATACAGTTACTTGTCTGTGGAccaaataaaaaaaatcattCTATTATATTTCCATGCAacatctactgtactgttaATCACTCGATTCTTGGGGTTCGTGCAAGGTACTCAAGAATGCTGTTGCCCCAGAGCATGGCGGCTCCAATAGGGCCGGGGTGAAGATCATCAAACATGTACTGGTTTTCGGGGATGGCACGCACAAAGTCGCCCACGTGCCAAAACTCCAGGCCCATCTGGTCCATTACATGCTTGGCTGCGGAGTTGAGCTGTCGCACCTTGTTCGAATGGAACCGGTTGTGTCGGTCCGAAGTGCCGtcgttgaagaaggagcctTGCTGTGCCCGAGGAGAATGCATCTGTCGAAAGACAATACGGGAGTTGGGCAGAATCTTCTGAACCTCCAGGACAAACTTTTCCAGGTTAACCACGTACTCACGCACCTGTTCCTCGGTGAGGTAGATGGATTCGGTAATGCCTGCGTAACCGTCCAGACGGTCGTATCGAGCCAGCTCCCAGAAACCCACGTTAAGAACAATCAGCTCCAGGTCGTTGTGATGAGGCCGAGAGTTGACGATATCCTTTAGCAGCTTCATTCGTTCccaaactcctccaggaaGCAGATAtgacttcttcttgtcatGCCAGATTTCATCAGTGTCGAAAccaaagaagaaaaaggtgGATAAGGTCATGTTGTATTCGGGAGAGTAGCAGTATCGAGGGTGACCTCCAGACATCTTTGCGGGATCAGTGACCTCGTCTGTGTAGTCCTTCTGATAGGTCACCTTGACATCCTGGCCGATCATTTCGCACGAGAAGGCGGCGTTCTGTCTGTCGACCGAGTCACCAATGAACAGCACAGACTTGTCTCTGAGGTCAGGGAAATCCATGCCGTCTCTCAACTGAAGAATAGGAGGCGGGTGAATGGCCTTGCAGTCGTCATTGTATCCGACCCAGTGGGTGTTGTTGAAgttgttcttgtcgtaGTCGATGTAACCAGGCAGAGCGTAGGGGTCGCAGTTGACTCGGGTGCCTCTATACACGTCTGGCGACGAGGTCGATCTTTTGGGGGCGTTAGCAATGTCGTAATAAGCAGCCTTAACGGGGAATTCTACAGCCTCGTCATCGTGCGACTGGTTGGTACTGTCGAGTTCAGTGTGGCCTTCCTTGGACCCACTACTGCTCTCGTTTGTGTAGTCCTTGCTCTTAGGGATCGCAAATGTCGGTGAGGGGAAAATGAAGAATCCCATGAGCGTAAAGAGAAGGGCCACGAATGTAATGGCCGCAATAATGCGGAACCGTATTGCCGTCATTTGTAACGAGTGTGTGTCGGTTTGAGGGTGTTTCAGATCGCAGTAGTGATAAGGAGAAAGAATGAGCTGGCTTTAAACTTCTGTATGTTGGGTGTGCGTGCACTTTCCACACTCGCTGTACCTGAATCAACTAAGCCAGTCATGGACAAAGTATACTGGCAGCACAGCTGTGTACGTTTATGTCTGCTTTCCTGTCTACTCATACCAAGGATGTGCCAAGGCGCGTACATGACAGGTCGGAGTGAAACCTGTGCGTGAATACCTCATCTAGTGGACACGATATTCTCGGGCTTTTACGGTGTACCTGATGAGCACATCCGCTGTGTCGATCTCACATGGGGCTGAGCATCGTGCAGTCACCACGCACAGTGGACCTGTACTGGACGTGGAGTACGACGTACCCCCCGGCTCACTCAATGTCTACAGGGGAGACCACGCGTCTGCATCCCAAGCAGGAGACGTGTCATGACTGGCCAGGGGAAGAAAGATGTGGCTAAGATAGGGCGGCACGCGCCCTAAGCTAACAGCCTAAATGGTCCCTTGAAACTCTTCACAATAAAATCCGCGCGTGCTTTAacgctctggagaagggggggggggggacttttgaaaaaaaacaaaaaaccaacaacaaaTAAGACACACAGGGCACTGCGCACAATGCGCTTGTTGGGGTCCGTTTGCTTCATGAAGGATTTTCACAGTCATCGTAcgtcgtttttttttcttctttttttttctgcatattGTGCATGGTTTCATTGGAACGATGACGATGGTTTGACTAGAGAGTCAACTGTAATTGTTGGGAGGTAGTTGATGAATGGCATGGGAAATATGTACAATTACAGCAGAGGTATACTGCCAATGAGGTGTATCGACAACGTATTGaagactacagtatgggGTTATTCCGGCATAATTTAATGACATACTTGCTGGAAAGatggacaaaaaaaaaaacaaaaacagtCAGCACAATAGCTGTTAGTTCTCCATTGGAGTATGTTAACTATGGGTGTTTTTCCGCCAGTTTGATCCTGAGCTACCTTGGGCTCGGTACATCCCCTGGGGTGAGATAATGAAATATTGCCTTCAAACGGTCCAGTAAACTACAAGAAACAGTTACTGTACTAAGACAGTCTCTAACTCTTTATATTCAAAAGTTCAGGCGTCTTCTTCCATGAACACCCCTTGCGCACAAGAAGATGCCCATGGTCAGCATCTGTTCCATGTAAGTTTAGGAGAGCCCATAGAGAGCGCCATAAGTGTGTAACCTCACCAGTACATATGGTACTGTGGCGGGGTTTCTCTGAATTCACTCGAGCTTCTAGTGCTCGTACACGTATAACCCCTTTCTCTACTGGATGCTTTTGACTGTACTCTGTGTGGCTTCTGGTGTGAATTATCGAGACAGGtggtacatactatacGGTTttaagtacagtacatgtagtCTCCACACCGTCCAGATGTCCAAGCGTACGAATTTGCATCAAAGAGAGTGTAGAACCGCAGGTGGCATCTACCTGTacaccgacgaggagagctgaagagaagagtatgtacagtgctGTACTGCGACTGTCACGTATGAATATGGTCTTCAATTGGTTTAGCCAAACAGTGTCTGAAGGTGAGCGACACTTGTAATGCCAAAACATAACACGGACTGGGGGTTAATGTGTGCTATTCATCAATTGCGTAGTTCGAGCGACCCGGCGACGCCTAATTGGTAATTCTAGGCTTTCTAATTCTAGAACGAGAGCTCGAAACCAACACAGTGTGGGTTTCTAAAACCGACTGTGCATCAGCCGATTCCGGGGTTACATACATGTCTGGAGCATGCATAAGTAAACGAAGGCTATTATGAATGAACAGTCTAGAGCAGGTCTAAAACCTATGGTACCGGGTCGCAGTGTCAAGCCTCGGGGATGCAAAAACCAGCCCAACAGAGTACAACATAACaaagactacaagtaggtgcATTCACAAAACAAACCGCATGATCATGTAACACCCCGCTCACTTTTatagctacagtatcgtCAGAATAGAGTCTCCGTCTAGCTAGAGTTACGTTTGACCCGCCGCACAACCCCGGACACTCCACCTGGTGCCTGTTGTGACACACTTCTGGGCAGTAAGCCCGAAAAGGCTGCTAACAATGAGGCGGAAGTGTCGACCAGTTAATGTTCCGAGCGGGGAGCGGTGCAGCTCAGTGGTTCAGACTCTCTAATGAGTGCATTTATTCCactcttctcttcaccCTACAAGGACGGCACGATCATTACTTGTATCCACTCAGCCCGTACAAACGCTTCAGTATGGATTGATTTATCGCAGCTACCCATAAGTTAATGCAGTAAGGAATATACCCGTACTGttacatacaagtaccgtatTTCCACTTGAATTGGTACGACAATCGTTCATATCTCAGTCTGCTCGCCCAGGTTGTGGGACAGAGTTTTCGCCTGACTGAGCCGCAACCTGGGAGCACTGAATGCCGAACATCGTTGAACATACGTAACACGAGACAGATCATAAACGagctgctcttctggaATGCTCGCATCCCCGTGGGGATGCATTTTAGACGAACGACGAATTCGGATCGGACCGGAATACTCAAAACAGTTGCAGGGTCACGCCATGTGGTGTGAGATACTTTGAAACGAGGGGATATGATGCCTGTGACTGCTACGTGAGGGGTAACTGATGGTCCAGGCGAGAGTTATATTGTGTAGCAAAGTTGACTGGAGTGAGGAACGTCATCAGACGAACTCTTcagtacaggtacagtcTCTATCGTAGACTATGTTCACCCAATCGTATAGTCGATTAATAGACACTCAGCCTTCAACTGCTTGTTCATTAAGCATAGCGCCCACAGCAACATCTTTGTTATCCTCACTTACTTCCCTCACAAACCTGCACCCATAGAGCTCAAAAGTATCCACTGGTGCCTCAAAAAtaaagtacttgtacatcaAAACCCTTTGATGGTGCTCATTTAGACGCGGATGTCCCCGGGACTTCCGAACGCTAGCCCACGCTACGTCCGGAAAGTACAGCCCATCATTCAGCTTCCAACCGCTGGAACGtgcagtcacgtgatatgGCACCATCTGCACAACCATCATTTGgtttttcattttcatgcAAGAGTCTGATCCGTTCCtaattacttgtagaactCTTCGCGCCCATTCCTTCTTTGGTCGTCAGCATCGGAACCTTGAAGTTGGCGACAATGAAAAAAATTTGTGCAGTCAATTTAAGGTTTACGGACGTTGTCGCTTTACCGGAAAAACATGAAACCGGAAAAACTAGACATTGTCGGAAAAACatgctgtggttgtgaaGGGAGATAGAATACACACACTTCACATCGTAATTAAACACTATAGGGATGCAGATTTATTGATACACAGAGCAATCAGAAGGAACTGCAGGGTCTGATGTGCCGATAACAGGTCCAAGTgctctacagtatgtactggcGGCGGTGGTGTGCATCACATCAGACAACCTGCAATGCACATTCTTGTACTGAAGTGAGCCATGCAAAACAATGTGTTGTTTAAGCTGAGCTTTCCATAGAACTACTGGACACTGGTGCTATTCAGTTGTTTGCCACCAAACACGGGCCATTGAGTTTCTTTTCGTATTAATAGCTGGGCATTGCCTCGACGCAACGAATGAACTCTCTCATTTTTGACACACAACGTTTTTGAAGATGCAGCTATTTATAGCTCGTGTCGTAAATCCTTGAGCCACTGCACACTTTAGGCAGTCAGATACGCCAGGAGTATTTCTATTTGCTCTCAACAGGCTTCCACCTATAGCCGGTAGGGCTTATCTGAGCTATTAACGGTTTTTGCAATTCTTCAATGCATATGGAACAGATGTGGTaaagggggggggggggatTAGAAAGTCTGGACCTGGTAATTAGGCCATGAATATGACACGCTCTTAGAAACCACGTGTCTTAGATGGATAGATGGATGGCCGTTGGCATGACATGTTTTTAGTCCACATGATGTATAGTTAAACAACTCAAGACAGTCTAAAAGGAGCTACTGTAAACAGTCGAAAGTGTACCTAAGCGAACACGACTTGTACGCTTTTGTAAGGGACAATGGTTTTATGTTGAGTTGAGTCATGACTCAATTCTATCCTCATTAACTCAGGAGATCGGCAACCTAAGTTACTATTACGGGCAAGAACTTGTTCAAGGGTTCATGCTATGCAATGACCCCCACGGACAACCCCCCACCACTTGCAGTCATAAGAAACAAATAGTCAGCGGATACTCGAGTTCCCCTTGAGATCCCCTAGACTTATGTGGTGTCAGATAAGATATTTTCTACAGACTCTATTACACCACAATAGCCCTTGTTCATGgcctactcgtacagtagtggCAACGACGCCACAATGCACGGGAACCATCCAATCCAGGGTCatttacttgtaggttAGCCAGCTttgtacggtacagtacgagtaaatgtcttcttctctgctcCGTGCCAGATATGTGAATGATTGCATGATTTTATCAATTTTTTAGGAAACTAGAGCAGCTACGAGGCGGCTGAAGCGTTTTGACTACATGTTAAGCCACCAAATAGCTCGGTTTTACGCGTCTCGAGGCGAGCGGTACATGTAGAGAGCACTTTGAAGAGTCAATCTCTCTTGGCTTGATAAGAACTGGCCAATAATGAGCCGCAGAGAGAAGCCAAGGCTTATGTTTTTGCCCTGGTTTCTGTTGTCTGGGCCTGTAAGCCACATGTCGAACGTCTAGTACGCATGCTTGAACCAAGCAAGGTTCAAAGTTTTTCCGAGCAGTTATTCCGCGGTTGAAACATACAACACCAGTCAGATACATGGAAACTTAAGGGGGATAAAATTTTATCCAAATGTCGTGCCAGACTCAGGGTCTTCGGGGGTCTCTACGAAGCCATAACCATAGCTTCATTGGACTTGTTGTGTGCCTACCAAATAGGGAGAGTGCCGAGTCACCTCCCAATGCACTAATCCGTCGTGTACGCCACCTTGCGAGTTCCCAAACTGGCTTCTGCCAGGTACTCAGGCGCATTAGTCCGCAGTTTTCTAAATGTGATCGAAAGTTTCTGTTTCTTATGATGCCAAGCTGAATCACCTCCCAAGTAAGGGCGCTGACAGTTCATGTAATTACAGTGTTGCATGCGAAATCTAAATTTCGGTCTAGACTGGGTTTGTTCCAGTCCTCTTAATTTCTGGGCCGTATGGTCGCATTGGAGATCAAGAGAAATACGGAATCGATACACCCGTCTATGGGCTACAATTCAACACCAAACAATCGCCCGACACGAGACCCGATACGTCTCCATAGCGCTCCCGTTCAGCCCCTCGCTGATCAATAGGTTCTTGGTTTTGGgagaaaacgaaaaaacTTATTTGTCACACTACTTGGATTTGTCACTCAACCTCCCACTGAGAGGCCAGGCAAGGGtcatacacacacaagcaAGACAATTTGTAACCGTGCTCTCTGATGCAGGTGCTCTGGACCAACAGCATTACCAACTGAGGGTGGTTAGCCTGAGTCATTCGCAAGCGGCGTACATGTCGACATTGATCCCGGTAATTGCCTCTGTCCCGCTTCTCCCGCTCTATCAATGTGCGACATCATGCTATCGGAGTAGAGCGAGCTGTTAACCGGCGAGCCGCAGGCTGCGGCGTTGACGGCTTGTGGTATCTCCCCCTCTCACGACACTCTCTCAACAGCTGACTTTTGAGCCAACGCCCCCACTTGATAGAGTTTTAATGTACAAGCAAAATGAGTTTATTCGTTTGGGTGCTTGTGCACAGTTTTGTTCTTTTACTAGTGCAACACATTGCATTGCATCTATGAGCCGTCCTTGCTCGGCCCTTCTTTATTGCCGCATATATAACGCGTTCCATAGAGGAGACAAGATATAAGACCTGCCGGAATCCTGGGATGAAAGATTTTAGTTCCACGTAAACACTACCGATTTACAGCTCGACTGCCAATCCCAACCTCCTCTCAACCAAACAACAACCGCTACACCGTTCCTACAAGTGCTCGCTAAAAACTATTTTCAGCCTTGCATCAATCTTGATCTAACAACTACACCATGATCATCACCCCCAAAACCCATAACAAATCGGCTCTCAAGCTAAAGCTGGCCGAGCCCGAGCGACACTACCGACAGGGAGATATTGTCGCCGGTACCGTGGTCATCCACCCCACCAAGCACGAGCTCTCCTTTGACGCCATCTCCCTGCAGCTCAAGGGTTACATCCAAACCCGATCGGAGGACGGAACCCATTGCCACCAGGCTTGCTTCCTCTCTATCGACAAGAATCTCGACGCCAACCTCACTAACCTGCCCTCTCAGGGAAAGTCCAAGGCTTTCCACGCCAACCAGGTCTACCGATATCCCTTTGAGTTCGAGCTCCCTATCGATGTGCCCAAGGAGGGTATCACCGCTCGATGCGACGCCCAGTACCTCAAGCTGCCCCCTTCTTTCGAGATTGCCACTTCCAACGTTGTTGGCACATACGCCTCTATCCACTACGTGGTCGAGGCCGCGATTCTCTCTGTCAACGATAGGGAGCAGACCTCTTATTTCCAGGGAACGTCCGGAGCCTCGTACGGTATTGCCGGCGGGCTGCGATCCAACCCCGGATCTCTACCTGGATCCGCCAACAACTCTGCTCCTAGCTCCCCCGGCACTCCTTCCACAATGATGCACACTTCGCCAATCCGAAAGGTGTCTGTACCCATTCTGGTCGTGCCCAACTACCACCCTCACACCCAGGCCAACCTGTTCAAGCCTGGTCTTCTGCAGCAGGCTGAAGCCGCCGGTGACTCTGCTAAGGCCCACGCTAAGTTCAAGGCCGGAGACGTCCAGCTCATGGGAATCACCTCCATGAACAAGATCCCCATCATCAAGACCTACAAGACCAGTTCTTCTTCTACCATCACTGTTCCCCTGAACATCCGATTTACTCCTGAGGATCCCACTGGAACCACCCCCGAGGTTGTTTCCATCTCTGCAAAGCTCCAGGCTTACACTGTCATCTCTCACGAGATCCCCCAGTATCTGTGGTCTTCCCAGCACTACGATCCCGCCTCTGGCAAGCCTGTTCCTCGACAATCTGTGGCCGAGTCTTCTCGAAACTTGTTGCATGTTTCCCAGAAGATCCGACCCGCATTTGCTCTCACCGACAAGGCTGACAAGTACACTGTCAACTTTGCTCTGTGCATCCCcgacaagatgaagaagtcTCTGGTCCCCTCTTTCAACTTTGCATCCATTTCTCATGGTTACCGACTCAAGTTCTACGTCACCTTTGCAAACAGAGTCATTGCCACTGTTGCTTACCCCGTCATTGTGTCTGGATACGCCGCTGAGTCCATCTCTGCTTTCCCCTCTTCCGCTTCTCTTATGTCGCTCAACAACGCTGGTGGCAACGACGCTGTCTCTATCCCTGTTGATGTCAACGCTCAGTCTACCAAGTTCGTCATCGGCTCCGGTCTGCccgagtacgagcacgaTGATCCGGACAGTGCTCCCATGTCTAGAAACACTTCGGGCACCAACCTCGCATCTCTGGCCACCCAGAACTCTGCTGCCCAAAGTGGACACCAGAACAGTGCTCACCACATTCTGAACCTGAACCATGAGAACAGCAGAAGCACGAGTTCGCTCGTTGGAACCCTGAAACGAGCAATGTCTGCAACCTCTCTtcacaagaagaaggattAAAGAACACCCGGGGCTTCTGTAAGAAGCTAAGAAAAGCTAACACTAATGGTCCATGTACAATGTTTGTAATAATTAATTtaatgatgatgatgaatTGGATTGTACTTTTAGCTGCAATGCCTGAATGCGATC
This genomic interval from Yarrowia lipolytica chromosome 1E, complete sequence contains the following:
- a CDS encoding uncharacterized protein (Compare to YALI0E03696g, no similarity) → MTAIRFRIIAAITFVALLFTLMGFFIFPSPTFAIPKSKDYTNESSSGSKEGHTELDSTNQSHDDEAVEFPVKAAYYDIANAPKRSTSSPDVYRGTRVNCDPYALPGYIDYDKNNFNNTHWVGYNDDCKAIHPPPILQLRDGMDFPDLRDKSVLFIGDSVDRQNAAFSCEMIGQDVKVTYQKDYTDEVTDPAKMSGGHPRYCYSPEYNMTLSTFFFFGFDTDEIWHDKKKSYLLPGGVWERMKLLKDIVNSRPHHNDLELIVLNVGFWELARYDRLDGYAGITESIYLTEEQVREYVVNLEKFVLEVQKILPNSRIVFRQMHSPRAQQGSFFNDGTSDRHNRFHSNKVRQLNSAAKHVMDQMGLEFWHVGDFVRAIPENQYMFDDLHPGPIGAAMLWGNSILEYLARTPRIE
- a CDS encoding uncharacterized protein (Compare to YALI0E03718g, no similarity), which translates into the protein MIITPKTHNKSALKLKLAEPERHYRQGDIVAGTVVIHPTKHELSFDAISLQLKGYIQTRSEDGTHCHQACFLSIDKNLDANLTNLPSQGKSKAFHANQVYRYPFEFELPIDVPKEGITARCDAQYLKLPPSFEIATSNVVGTYASIHYVVEAAILSVNDREQTSYFQGTSGASYGIAGGLRSNPGSLPGSANNSAPSSPGTPSTMMHTSPIRKVSVPILVVPNYHPHTQANLFKPGLLQQAEAAGDSAKAHAKFKAGDVQLMGITSMNKIPIIKTYKTSSSSTITVPLNIRFTPEDPTGTTPEVVSISAKLQAYTVISHEIPQYLWSSQHYDPASGKPVPRQSVAESSRNLLHVSQKIRPAFALTDKADKYTVNFALCIPDKMKKSLVPSFNFASISHGYRLKFYVTFANRVIATVAYPVIVSGYAAESISAFPSSASLMSLNNAGGNDAVSIPVDVNAQSTKFVIGSGLPEYEHDDPDSAPMSRNTSGTNLASLATQNSAAQSGHQNSAHHILNLNHENSRSTSSLVGTLKRAMSATSLHKKKD